The following are encoded together in the Magnetospirillum gryphiswaldense MSR-1 v2 genome:
- a CDS encoding ferritin-like domain-containing protein, giving the protein MKTLSDAATAVLAAAEPVEKCRLTRIAAADWAAGRLSGPGHTLPPDRPARPAQPQLLPPKDMPKRAYKGDRGRIGLLHALAHIELNAIDLAWDIVSRFPHEDMPKGFYDDWIQVAVDEALHFEMLDKLLVNLGAAYGDLPAHDGLWQAAEKTADDLAARLVVVPMTLEARGLDTTPATMERLARNGDTITPPALDVIYHDEIRHVAAGVRWFKHLTHKRGVDGKTEYQRLMAERFPGGLKAPFNHPARAQAGFDQDWYEELAKTPERRDANNKKQLTNALLSPHDE; this is encoded by the coding sequence ATGAAAACCTTGTCCGATGCCGCCACCGCCGTTCTGGCCGCTGCCGAACCCGTGGAAAAATGCCGCCTGACCCGGATCGCCGCCGCCGATTGGGCGGCGGGACGGCTGTCCGGCCCCGGCCACACCCTGCCGCCCGACCGCCCGGCCCGACCGGCGCAACCGCAACTACTGCCGCCCAAGGATATGCCCAAACGCGCCTATAAGGGCGATCGCGGTCGTATCGGTTTGCTGCACGCTTTGGCCCATATCGAGCTCAACGCCATCGATCTGGCCTGGGACATCGTCAGCCGTTTCCCGCATGAAGACATGCCCAAGGGCTTCTACGACGACTGGATTCAGGTGGCGGTGGACGAGGCCCTGCATTTCGAGATGCTGGACAAGCTTTTGGTCAATCTGGGCGCCGCCTACGGCGATTTGCCCGCCCATGACGGGCTGTGGCAGGCGGCGGAAAAGACCGCCGACGATCTGGCCGCGCGGCTGGTGGTGGTGCCGATGACGCTGGAAGCGCGCGGCCTGGATACCACGCCGGCAACCATGGAGCGCCTGGCCCGTAACGGCGACACCATCACGCCGCCGGCGCTCGACGTCATCTATCACGACGAAATCCGCCACGTGGCAGCGGGCGTGCGCTGGTTCAAGCACCTGACCCATAAGCGTGGGGTGGACGGCAAGACCGAATATCAGCGGCTGATGGCCGAACGCTTCCCCGGCGGCCTGAAGGCGCCGTTCAACCATCCGGCCCGCGCCCAGGCCGGGTTCGACCAGGATTGGTACGAGGAACTGGCCAAGACCCCCGAGCGCCGGGACGCGAACAACAAAAAGCAGCTTACTAACGCTCTACTTTCCCCGCACGACGAATAG
- a CDS encoding peroxiredoxin — MSVTIGQKAPDFSAVTDEGPRGLSDYAGKRLVLYFYPKDDTSGCTTEARQFRDEFLRFTINKAEILGVSKDSVASHTKFRAKHNLPFPLISDPDGALCEAFGVWKEKNMYGKKHMGIERSTFLIDEEGVVRAVWRKVKVADHVTEVLHALHEL; from the coding sequence ATGAGCGTGACCATCGGCCAGAAAGCCCCCGACTTTTCCGCCGTCACCGATGAAGGCCCGCGCGGCCTGTCCGATTATGCCGGCAAGCGGCTGGTGCTTTATTTCTATCCCAAGGACGACACCTCGGGCTGCACCACCGAGGCCCGCCAGTTCCGCGACGAGTTTTTGCGCTTCACCATCAACAAGGCGGAAATCCTGGGCGTGTCCAAGGATTCGGTGGCCAGCCACACCAAGTTCCGGGCCAAGCACAACCTGCCCTTCCCGCTGATTTCCGACCCCGACGGCGCCTTGTGCGAGGCGTTCGGCGTGTGGAAGGAAAAGAATATGTACGGCAAGAAGCACATGGGCATCGAACGCTCGACCTTCCTGATCGACGAGGAAGGCGTGGTCCGTGCCGTCTGGCGCAAGGTCAAGGTCGCCGATCATGTGACGGAAGTTTTGCACGCCTTGCACGAACTGTAA
- a CDS encoding outer membrane protein, producing the protein MSSGVALAQSAPTVDWSGFYIGGLVGATNSQTQAKTTVGYQKYLNTTDAGQMARAGDSDLAQWQPSVGLVGGYGKQFGHVLLGLEASANSIYLNDERTVSENYVSTPASRFILRQSVRADWMATLRPRLGWAEDNWLGYVTGGLSVTQLQLDTLFVDNAWSGYSKSSDTKIRTGWSLGFGGEYALSGGWALRGEYLYTNFGALKSMSETTSTNDSGGSLAHKAELDTHAVMVGLTYRFKGF; encoded by the coding sequence ATGAGCAGCGGAGTCGCCTTGGCGCAGTCGGCGCCGACGGTCGATTGGTCGGGCTTCTACATCGGCGGCCTTGTGGGCGCAACCAACAGCCAAACACAAGCGAAGACGACCGTTGGATACCAAAAATACCTGAACACGACCGATGCCGGACAAATGGCCCGGGCCGGCGACAGCGATCTGGCCCAATGGCAACCATCGGTCGGCTTAGTGGGTGGTTATGGCAAGCAGTTCGGCCACGTCCTGCTCGGGCTCGAGGCCAGCGCCAACAGCATCTACCTGAACGATGAGCGCACGGTGAGCGAAAATTACGTCTCGACCCCTGCCTCGCGTTTCATTCTCAGGCAATCGGTCCGGGCCGATTGGATGGCGACGTTACGCCCCCGGTTGGGTTGGGCGGAAGATAATTGGCTGGGCTATGTCACCGGCGGACTTTCCGTAACGCAGTTGCAATTGGACACCTTATTCGTTGACAATGCCTGGAGCGGCTATTCCAAAAGCTCGGACACGAAAATCAGAACTGGATGGAGCCTGGGCTTTGGCGGTGAATACGCGCTGAGCGGGGGATGGGCGCTTCGGGGCGAATATCTCTACACCAATTTCGGTGCCCTGAAGTCAATGTCCGAGACCACGTCGACCAATGACTCGGGTGGTAGCCTGGCCCACAAGGCAGAGCTCGACACGCACGCGGTGATGGTGGGCCTGACTTACCGGTTCAAGGGATTTTAA
- a CDS encoding molybdopterin biosynthesis protein, producing the protein MQFGEVRIDEAEGLILAHSLRLPTAMLKKGRLLSAVDIALLKQAGLNFVTGARLEPDDLGENDAAQAVANALTGPGVQTNGAFAGRCNLFATQGGVVVIDRDRLDRLNLVDEAVTVATVPPFVIARPRQMIATIKIIPFGVSRHTVDACAAYASTGGPLISVRPIKPFKAALILTTLPGIRDKTLASAAAVTRTRAEGLGGTITTEYRCPHDIGQLERCLTKALAAGHDMVLIIGASATVDRRDVAPAALQKAGGSIDHFGMPVDPGNLLLLGHVGTVPVVTLPGCARSPKPNGLDWVLARLAAGVTLKPADIMRMGAGGLLKDLGGQAGAAWPGITTPTVLPRAAAIVLAGDGDGLRAVETALAAGLEPLVVVASTTSEAAEENLPPCDIRLLREDANPFAAGLAALPDDVEAALVFAQGAAIPVATVGDMLKALEPEEGRAIITAGDSCLIDCSHFGATSLATLLADHAEQVLDLPISAKP; encoded by the coding sequence ATGCAGTTCGGGGAAGTACGGATCGACGAGGCCGAGGGGCTGATTTTGGCCCATTCCCTGCGCCTGCCCACCGCCATGCTGAAGAAGGGCCGTCTGCTGTCGGCGGTCGACATCGCACTGCTGAAACAGGCGGGCCTCAATTTCGTCACCGGCGCCCGGCTGGAGCCGGACGATCTGGGGGAAAACGACGCCGCCCAGGCCGTGGCCAACGCCCTGACCGGTCCCGGCGTGCAGACCAACGGCGCCTTTGCCGGACGCTGCAACCTGTTCGCCACCCAAGGCGGGGTCGTGGTCATCGACCGCGACCGCCTGGACCGGCTCAATCTGGTGGACGAAGCGGTCACGGTGGCCACCGTGCCGCCCTTCGTCATCGCCCGCCCACGCCAGATGATCGCCACCATCAAGATCATCCCCTTCGGCGTCAGCCGCCACACCGTGGACGCCTGCGCCGCCTATGCCTCGACCGGCGGGCCGTTGATCAGCGTGCGCCCGATCAAGCCATTCAAGGCGGCGCTGATTCTGACCACCTTGCCCGGCATCCGCGACAAGACCCTGGCATCCGCCGCCGCCGTCACCCGGACCCGGGCCGAGGGCCTGGGCGGGACCATCACCACCGAATACCGCTGTCCGCACGATATCGGTCAGCTTGAACGCTGCCTGACCAAGGCCCTGGCCGCCGGTCACGACATGGTGCTGATCATCGGCGCCTCGGCCACCGTCGACCGCCGCGACGTCGCTCCCGCCGCCTTGCAAAAGGCCGGCGGCAGCATCGACCATTTCGGCATGCCGGTGGACCCCGGCAATCTGCTGCTGCTCGGCCATGTGGGCACCGTACCGGTGGTCACCCTGCCCGGCTGCGCCCGCTCGCCCAAACCCAACGGCCTGGATTGGGTACTGGCCCGACTGGCCGCCGGGGTGACGCTGAAGCCCGCCGACATCATGCGCATGGGCGCTGGCGGCTTGTTGAAGGATTTGGGCGGTCAGGCCGGGGCGGCGTGGCCGGGGATCACCACCCCCACCGTGCTGCCACGGGCGGCGGCTATCGTCCTGGCCGGCGACGGTGACGGCCTGCGGGCGGTGGAAACTGCCCTGGCGGCGGGGCTGGAGCCGTTGGTGGTGGTGGCCTCGACCACCAGCGAAGCGGCCGAGGAAAACCTGCCGCCCTGCGACATCCGCCTCTTGCGCGAGGATGCCAACCCCTTCGCCGCCGGTCTGGCGGCCCTGCCCGACGACGTGGAAGCGGCCCTGGTCTTCGCCCAGGGCGCGGCCATCCCGGTCGCCACCGTCGGCGACATGCTGAAGGCGCTGGAACCCGAGGAAGGCCGCGCCATCATCACCGCCGGTGATTCCTGCCTGATCGATTGCAGCCATTTCGGCGCCACTTCGCTGGCGACGCTATTGGCCGATCACGCCGAGCAGGTTCTTGACCTGCCTATTTCCGCCAAGCCTTAA
- a CDS encoding M48 family metalloprotease, with amino-acid sequence MTLTTTSVQAQQQQRRSFIRDAEVENTIRAYSAPLFQAAGLSPEAVRLHLIVDNSLNAFVAGGQNMFFHTGLLIRSESANQLIGVMAHETGHIAGGHLARLQDAAGNAGTEALVAMLLGAAVGVASGRGDVGTAIALGGQDMALKNLLTYSRMEESSADQAAVSYLDATRQSAKGLLEFFEVLGDQELLVTTRQDPYVRTHPLTRDRVNFIRDYLARSPYTNAAPRPEFVEMHRRMRAKLFAFLEPPTRTLQRYKESDASIEARYARAIAYYRKPELDKALALIDDLIKERPGDPYFHELKGQMLFENGHGADSVAPYRKSVELLPDNALLKVGLAQSLIEQDDPALLKEAQQLLSLATHQEPKNLTAWRLMSVAHGRDGDEGMAAYAMAEQAMLENRITDANFLAGKAERLLPKTGSVWLRIQDIKEQTNLAKPDDDKRRR; translated from the coding sequence GTGACCCTGACCACCACCTCTGTGCAGGCACAGCAGCAGCAACGGCGCAGCTTCATCCGCGACGCGGAGGTGGAAAATACCATCCGCGCCTATTCCGCGCCACTCTTCCAGGCGGCAGGTCTCAGCCCCGAGGCGGTGCGGCTGCATCTGATCGTCGACAATTCGCTCAATGCCTTCGTCGCCGGCGGCCAGAACATGTTTTTTCATACCGGCCTGCTGATCCGCTCGGAAAGCGCCAATCAACTGATCGGCGTCATGGCCCATGAAACCGGCCACATCGCCGGCGGCCATCTGGCGCGTCTGCAAGACGCCGCCGGCAATGCCGGCACCGAGGCGTTGGTGGCCATGCTGTTGGGCGCGGCGGTGGGCGTGGCATCGGGCCGTGGCGACGTCGGCACCGCCATCGCCCTGGGTGGCCAGGACATGGCCTTGAAGAACCTGCTGACCTACAGCCGCATGGAGGAATCCTCGGCCGATCAGGCGGCGGTGTCGTACCTGGACGCCACCCGGCAATCGGCCAAGGGTCTATTGGAATTCTTCGAGGTTCTCGGCGATCAGGAATTGCTGGTCACCACCCGCCAGGACCCTTACGTGCGCACCCATCCGCTGACCCGTGACCGCGTCAACTTCATCCGCGATTACCTGGCTCGCTCGCCCTATACCAACGCGGCGCCACGCCCGGAATTCGTCGAGATGCACCGGCGCATGCGGGCCAAGCTGTTCGCCTTCCTCGAGCCGCCGACCCGCACGCTGCAACGCTACAAGGAAAGCGACGCGTCGATCGAGGCCCGCTATGCCCGAGCCATCGCCTATTACCGCAAGCCAGAGCTGGACAAGGCCTTGGCCCTGATCGACGATTTGATCAAGGAACGCCCCGGCGACCCCTATTTCCACGAACTCAAGGGGCAGATGCTGTTCGAGAACGGCCACGGCGCCGATTCCGTCGCCCCCTATCGCAAATCGGTGGAATTGCTGCCCGACAACGCCTTGCTGAAAGTCGGCCTGGCCCAGTCGCTGATCGAGCAGGACGACCCGGCTCTGTTGAAGGAAGCCCAGCAATTGCTGTCGCTGGCCACCCATCAGGAACCCAAGAACCTGACCGCCTGGCGATTGATGTCGGTGGCCCATGGCCGCGATGGCGACGAAGGCATGGCGGCTTACGCCATGGCCGAACAGGCCATGCTGGAAAACCGCATCACCGACGCCAACTTCCTGGCCGGCAAGGCCGAACGGCTGCTGCCCAAGACCGGCTCGGTATGGCTGCGTATCCAGGACATCAAGGAACAGACCAATCTGGCCAAACCCGATGACGACAAACGTCGGCGGTGA
- a CDS encoding diguanylate cyclase domain-containing protein: MLTLMLAAALVALTAFAPGQAAELTAEERDYLAGHGPFDFCVDPDWPPYEVIDASGAHHGIAADLLRLAAARSGVTLNLVPTRDWDESIKASQQERCQVLSFLNQSPKRDSWLIFTAPVFIDRNVIVTREEHPYIDDLGAVTNGSVALPKGTSIEERLRKDFPNLSVIITESEADAFALVSSRKASMTIRSMIVAVDTIKRDGWFNLKISGQIPGYENQLRIGIIKSHAMLRDILDKGVRDITLAERAEIANKHVAIKVSAWVDYRLIAQIVAVFSIMVLTSTFWVFKLRKLNRQLKAASLTDSLTALPNRASLNERMAKEADRFRRYNRPFAVVLLDLDHFKRVNDELGHLTGDTVLVKFATLALQVARTQDLVGRWGGEEFLILCSETTAEQAQVMTERLCRSVRECDFGLGRQQTISAGIAAMRTGETIDAMLHRADLALYAAKNNGRDQVVTADHC, encoded by the coding sequence ATGCTGACGTTGATGCTGGCGGCGGCTTTGGTGGCCTTGACGGCTTTCGCCCCCGGTCAGGCGGCTGAACTGACCGCGGAAGAACGCGATTATCTTGCCGGTCACGGCCCCTTCGACTTTTGCGTCGATCCCGATTGGCCGCCCTACGAGGTGATCGACGCCAGCGGCGCCCATCACGGTATCGCCGCCGACCTGCTGCGTCTTGCCGCCGCGCGCAGCGGCGTCACCCTTAACCTGGTGCCCACCCGTGATTGGGATGAAAGCATCAAGGCCTCGCAGCAGGAGCGTTGCCAGGTCTTGAGTTTTCTCAACCAATCGCCAAAACGAGATTCCTGGCTGATTTTCACCGCGCCGGTGTTCATCGACCGCAACGTCATCGTCACCCGCGAAGAACACCCCTATATCGACGATTTGGGCGCCGTCACCAATGGCAGCGTCGCCCTGCCCAAGGGCACGAGCATCGAGGAACGCCTGCGCAAGGACTTCCCCAATCTCAGCGTGATCATCACGGAAAGCGAGGCCGATGCCTTCGCCCTGGTTTCCAGCCGCAAGGCGAGCATGACCATCCGCTCGATGATCGTCGCCGTCGACACCATCAAACGCGACGGATGGTTCAATCTCAAGATTTCCGGCCAGATTCCCGGTTACGAAAACCAATTGCGGATCGGCATCATCAAAAGCCACGCCATGCTGCGCGACATTCTCGACAAGGGGGTCAGGGACATCACCTTGGCCGAGCGCGCCGAAATCGCCAACAAGCACGTGGCCATCAAGGTCAGCGCCTGGGTGGATTATCGGCTGATCGCCCAGATCGTCGCGGTTTTTTCCATCATGGTACTGACCAGCACGTTCTGGGTCTTCAAGCTGCGCAAGCTGAACCGGCAACTGAAGGCCGCATCGCTGACCGACAGCCTGACCGCCCTGCCCAACCGGGCCAGCCTCAATGAACGCATGGCCAAGGAAGCCGACCGCTTCCGCCGTTACAATCGACCGTTTGCGGTGGTGCTGCTGGACCTTGACCATTTCAAGCGGGTCAATGACGAACTGGGCCACCTGACCGGCGACACCGTGCTGGTCAAATTCGCCACCCTGGCCCTTCAGGTGGCCAGAACCCAGGATCTGGTCGGTCGCTGGGGCGGCGAGGAGTTTCTTATCCTGTGCAGCGAGACCACCGCCGAACAGGCCCAGGTGATGACGGAAAGGCTATGCCGCTCGGTGCGTGAATGCGATTTCGGCCTGGGACGGCAGCAAACCATCAGCGCCGGCATCGCCGCCATGCGCACGGGTGAAACCATCGACGCCATGCTGCACCGGGCCGATCTGGCCCTTTACGCCGCCAAGAACAATGGCCGCGATCAGGTCGTGACCGCGGACCATTGTTGA
- a CDS encoding gamma-glutamyltransferase, with the protein MRVSKSNTPSVGPSIQLCLPLAKLALAASLAAGLAACGETRAVGSVGYVKGFGGLVAADEPQAVVAARDVLSAGGTAADAAVALYFTLAVTQPSTASLGGGGVCLVHDKKKKITEMVDFLPRAGSGATGVRLATGVPGSVRGFYSIHAKYGKFRWESLLGEGEKLARLGTPVSRAFAADLAVGARMLANDPVARQVFFPGGRPLVEGQTFEQRDLAALYSRLRRAPGEFYTGAFAQSLAAAVENAGGSMNATDLFNMRPNHSPALTVKHGDEVFHFALPPAVAGAVAARMSTALEDRWASTPVEERPHLLAETAARAFADRAAWMNPDGSAKTAFFSDTGKNMLTGYDPARHQSVLADKANDALPAASFVVLDAEGNGVACNVTTYGLFGTGRMLAGTGIFMAAAPGVNSGPPAVGPVMAVNPNVQELRFAAAASGGVTGATALTQVLLDTQIAGVKLDAAVAAPRVHHSGNPDVLFIEEGKMDAALLTQRGHQVKALALPSRVNALQCGTGRPNFVKCSAVADPRGFGMAAIVGKD; encoded by the coding sequence ATGCGCGTGAGCAAAAGCAATACTCCGTCCGTCGGTCCGTCTATTCAACTCTGCCTGCCGCTGGCCAAGCTGGCCTTGGCGGCATCCTTGGCGGCAGGGCTTGCAGCATGCGGCGAAACGCGCGCCGTGGGAAGCGTCGGTTACGTCAAGGGTTTCGGCGGATTGGTTGCCGCCGACGAACCCCAGGCGGTGGTTGCCGCCCGCGATGTGCTGTCGGCGGGCGGCACCGCCGCCGATGCTGCCGTCGCCCTATATTTCACCCTCGCCGTGACCCAGCCTTCGACCGCCAGCCTGGGCGGCGGCGGCGTCTGTCTGGTGCACGACAAGAAAAAGAAGATCACCGAAATGGTGGACTTCCTGCCCCGTGCCGGCTCCGGCGCCACTGGTGTCCGTCTGGCCACCGGCGTCCCCGGTTCGGTGCGCGGTTTCTACTCCATACACGCCAAATATGGCAAATTCAGGTGGGAAAGTTTGCTGGGCGAAGGCGAGAAGCTGGCCCGTCTGGGGACACCGGTGTCGCGGGCCTTTGCCGCCGATTTGGCGGTGGGCGCGCGCATGTTGGCCAACGATCCGGTGGCGCGCCAGGTGTTCTTCCCCGGTGGACGACCGCTGGTCGAGGGCCAGACCTTCGAACAGCGCGATCTGGCCGCGCTCTATTCCCGTCTGCGCCGTGCCCCGGGCGAGTTCTATACCGGCGCCTTCGCTCAATCTCTGGCGGCGGCGGTGGAAAATGCCGGCGGCAGCATGAATGCCACCGACCTTTTCAACATGCGGCCCAACCATAGCCCGGCGCTGACGGTCAAGCATGGCGACGAGGTTTTCCATTTCGCCCTGCCGCCGGCGGTGGCCGGGGCGGTGGCGGCGCGCATGAGCACGGCGCTGGAAGACCGCTGGGCCTCGACCCCGGTCGAGGAACGTCCGCATCTGCTGGCCGAGACCGCTGCCCGCGCTTTCGCTGATCGTGCGGCTTGGATGAATCCCGACGGCTCGGCCAAGACCGCCTTCTTTTCCGATACCGGCAAGAACATGCTGACCGGCTACGACCCGGCCCGTCACCAAAGCGTCCTGGCCGACAAGGCCAATGACGCCTTGCCCGCCGCCAGCTTCGTCGTCCTCGACGCCGAAGGCAATGGCGTCGCCTGCAACGTCACCACCTATGGCCTGTTCGGGACCGGGCGCATGCTGGCTGGCACCGGTATCTTCATGGCGGCGGCGCCCGGCGTGAACAGCGGCCCGCCCGCCGTCGGCCCGGTCATGGCGGTCAATCCCAATGTCCAGGAACTGCGCTTTGCCGCCGCCGCCAGCGGCGGCGTCACCGGGGCGACGGCCTTGACCCAGGTGCTGCTGGATACCCAGATCGCCGGGGTTAAATTGGATGCGGCGGTGGCGGCGCCGCGCGTCCATCATTCCGGCAACCCGGATGTTCTGTTCATCGAGGAAGGCAAGATGGACGCAGCCTTGCTGACCCAGCGCGGTCATCAGGTCAAGGCCTTGGCCCTGCCGTCCCGGGTCAATGCCCTGCAATGCGGCACCGGGCGACCCAATTTCGTCAAATGTTCGGCGGTGGCCGATCCGCGCGGCTTCGGTATGGCGGCCATCGTCGGTAAGGATTGA
- a CDS encoding porin, whose protein sequence is MITTPVKGALSSEKIQLRLGGYSKWWLVGQWSGQSYQKATNAVDNADVKGDNEVHLSGSTTLDNGMVIGIKTEIEAGGHTTNSTDTADKAFVWISSGLGKIILGTDYNAASQVHVCAPEAAGAWNGPSIGLMSDRNVPRPSAVSTMYSGNQTELTEDDNADKLIYLSPSLHGVSLAASYTPSSLSEDNALPPRNSGLFALGLGYNGTAGPWEISASAGYAGGDLNSSGATNQSFQAFSVGAQIGRDGWTFGGSLAREDHRYQGPISRDDSGYSWDVGLMRKDGPTSISVNYYQSLVQGQMADPGQDRITVQQISAKHMLGDGMALMGAAGRITYDDEAAGPANHNTGYSLMTGMGIWF, encoded by the coding sequence TTGATAACAACACCTGTAAAAGGCGCGCTCTCTTCTGAAAAGATCCAATTACGTCTGGGCGGCTATTCCAAATGGTGGCTGGTCGGACAATGGAGCGGGCAAAGCTACCAAAAAGCCACCAATGCCGTGGATAATGCCGACGTCAAAGGCGATAATGAAGTCCACCTGTCGGGGTCGACCACGTTGGATAACGGCATGGTCATCGGTATCAAGACAGAGATCGAAGCCGGCGGACATACCACCAACAGTACCGACACCGCCGACAAGGCCTTTGTCTGGATTTCCTCGGGATTGGGTAAGATCATCCTGGGAACCGACTATAACGCCGCGTCGCAAGTGCATGTCTGCGCCCCTGAAGCCGCCGGCGCCTGGAACGGTCCGTCCATCGGCCTGATGTCCGACCGCAACGTCCCCCGCCCATCCGCGGTGAGCACCATGTACAGCGGCAACCAGACCGAACTGACCGAGGACGACAACGCCGACAAGCTGATCTATCTCAGCCCCAGCCTGCACGGTGTCAGCCTGGCGGCATCCTATACGCCCAGTTCCCTGTCCGAGGACAATGCCCTGCCACCGCGCAATTCCGGGCTATTCGCCTTGGGGCTGGGCTATAACGGCACGGCGGGTCCGTGGGAAATCAGCGCTTCCGCCGGTTATGCCGGTGGCGACCTTAATTCAAGCGGGGCAACCAACCAGTCGTTCCAGGCGTTTTCCGTGGGCGCGCAGATCGGTCGCGACGGCTGGACCTTCGGCGGCTCGCTAGCGCGCGAGGATCACCGTTATCAAGGCCCGATCAGCCGCGACGACAGCGGCTATTCATGGGATGTGGGGTTGATGCGCAAGGATGGCCCGACCAGCATCAGCGTCAATTATTACCAATCCCTGGTCCAAGGCCAAATGGCCGACCCGGGCCAGGACAGAATCACCGTCCAGCAGATTTCAGCCAAGCACATGCTGGGCGATGGTATGGCGCTGATGGGGGCCGCCGGTCGCATCACCTATGACGACGAAGCCGCCGGCCCCGCCAACCATAATACCGGCTACTCGCTGATGACCGGCATGGGGATATGGTTTTGA
- a CDS encoding pyridoxal phosphate-dependent aminotransferase, translating into MDVMRAANERAAQGGDVIHLEVGQPSGQAPAGVLAAAKAALDSDPIGYTEALGLPRLREKIADHYRHAHGVAVDTARIAITTGSSAGFLLSFLAAFDAGDRVAVAAPGYPAYRNILTALGIECVLVPVGPESRWQLSVAALAKVEGRLDGVVVASPSNPTGSMLSAIEVAELAAWCEVQGIRLISDEIYHGIVYGAAAGSAIGAGPHAVIVNSFSKYYAMTGWRLGWMVLPEDLVRPVECLQQNLFISAPTLSQIAACAVFDCTDELDARVAAYRNNRDILLNELPSAGFTRLAPSDGAFYLYADIADLTNDSADFCRRMLAETGVAATPGIDFDPLAGAHTMRFSFAGPASDMELAVKRLKAWRK; encoded by the coding sequence ATGGACGTGATGCGGGCGGCCAATGAGCGCGCCGCCCAGGGCGGCGACGTCATCCATCTGGAAGTGGGGCAGCCGTCGGGGCAGGCGCCCGCCGGGGTGTTGGCGGCAGCCAAGGCGGCGCTGGACAGCGACCCCATCGGCTATACCGAGGCCTTGGGCCTGCCGCGTTTGCGCGAGAAAATCGCTGACCATTACCGCCATGCCCATGGCGTGGCGGTGGATACGGCGCGCATCGCCATCACCACCGGTTCGTCGGCGGGGTTCCTGCTGTCGTTTCTGGCCGCTTTCGACGCGGGCGACCGGGTGGCGGTGGCCGCGCCCGGCTATCCGGCCTATCGCAATATCCTGACCGCCTTGGGCATTGAATGCGTGCTGGTGCCGGTGGGGCCGGAAAGTCGCTGGCAATTGAGCGTCGCCGCCCTAGCCAAGGTCGAGGGCCGACTTGATGGGGTGGTGGTGGCCTCGCCCTCCAATCCCACCGGCTCCATGTTATCGGCGATAGAGGTGGCCGAGCTGGCCGCCTGGTGTGAAGTTCAGGGCATCCGGCTGATTTCCGACGAAATCTATCACGGCATCGTTTATGGCGCCGCCGCCGGTTCGGCCATCGGCGCCGGTCCGCATGCGGTGATCGTCAACAGCTTTTCCAAATATTACGCCATGACCGGCTGGCGCCTGGGCTGGATGGTGCTGCCCGAGGATCTGGTCCGTCCGGTGGAATGTTTGCAGCAGAACCTGTTCATTTCCGCCCCCACCCTCAGCCAGATCGCCGCCTGCGCGGTGTTCGACTGCACCGACGAACTGGACGCGCGGGTGGCGGCCTATCGGAATAACCGCGACATCTTGCTGAACGAATTGCCGTCCGCCGGTTTCACCCGGCTGGCGCCGTCGGATGGGGCGTTCTATCTGTATGCGGATATCGCCGATCTGACCAATGACAGCGCCGATTTCTGCCGCCGCATGCTGGCCGAAACCGGGGTGGCGGCGACGCCGGGCATTGATTTCGATCCGCTGGCCGGCGCCCATACCATGCGCTTTTCCTTCGCCGGCCCGGCCAGCGACATGGAACTGGCGGTGAAACGGCTTAAGGCTTGGCGGAAATAG